A genomic region of Mesotoga sp. UBA6090 contains the following coding sequences:
- a CDS encoding aminoglycoside N(3)-acetyltransferase, with translation MSEAEAVKMSNNGPVTSKSLISDLKQLGVKRGMVLLVHSSLSRLGWVCGGAVAVVKALEAILDEDGTLVMPAHSGDLSEPSNWSNPPVPESWFDAIRRTMPPFNRAETPTRGMGVISETFRKMKGVIRSDHPQVSFTARGKRASYIVDNHELEFGMGEGSPLARLYDLNAYILLLGVSHQNNSSLHLAEYRADFPSRKLCKDGAPISENGKRVWREFIDYELDTDDFETIGKAFEETFPSIVNRGVVGYGKAVLIPQVELVDFAVEWMTKNRK, from the coding sequence ATGAGTGAAGCCGAAGCAGTGAAGATGAGCAATAACGGGCCGGTAACTTCGAAGAGTCTTATCTCCGATCTCAAACAACTTGGAGTCAAAAGGGGAATGGTATTGCTAGTACATTCTTCCCTGAGCAGACTGGGCTGGGTCTGTGGCGGTGCCGTTGCCGTAGTAAAGGCACTTGAAGCGATTCTAGACGAGGATGGAACACTGGTTATGCCGGCTCATTCCGGAGATCTAAGCGAGCCATCTAACTGGTCAAATCCCCCTGTTCCAGAGAGCTGGTTCGACGCAATTAGAAGGACAATGCCTCCCTTCAACAGAGCCGAAACCCCCACCAGAGGAATGGGTGTAATCTCCGAGACCTTTAGAAAGATGAAGGGTGTCATCAGGAGCGATCACCCCCAGGTTTCTTTTACTGCGAGAGGGAAGAGAGCCTCTTACATAGTCGATAACCACGAACTGGAGTTTGGAATGGGAGAGGGATCGCCTCTGGCCAGATTGTATGACCTCAATGCTTACATATTGCTCCTGGGGGTGAGCCATCAGAATAACAGCTCTTTACATCTTGCAGAGTACCGCGCCGATTTTCCATCGAGAAAACTTTGCAAAGACGGGGCCCCTATAAGCGAAAATGGAAAGAGAGTCTGGAGAGAGTTCATCGACTATGAGCTCGATACGGATGACTTTGAAACGATAGGAAAGGCTTTTGAAGAAACCTTTCCATCAATTGTCAATAGGGGAGTGGTTGGATATGGAAAAGCAGTGTTGATTCCCCAGGTAGAGCTGGTAGATTTCGCGGTCGAATGGATGACAAAGAACAGGAAGTAA
- the gpmA gene encoding 2,3-diphosphoglycerate-dependent phosphoglycerate mutase, whose product MTKLVLVRHGESTWNKENRFTGWTDVDLSEKGREEAKKAGEILKAEGYNFDLAYTSVLKRAIRTLWYIMDEMDLMWIPVIRDWRLNERHYGALQGLNKAETAAKHGEEQVKIWRRSYDIRPPALEESDERFPGHDPKYKSLSDNELPRTECLKDTVARFLPLWKNEISTEIKSGKKVLIVAHGNSLRALVKYLDNIPDEEIVGLNIPTGIPLVYELDDDLEPIKHYYLGDPEEIAKAQQAVANQGKAK is encoded by the coding sequence ATGACCAAACTCGTACTGGTAAGGCACGGAGAAAGTACTTGGAACAAAGAGAATCGCTTCACTGGCTGGACCGATGTTGATCTATCCGAAAAGGGTAGAGAGGAAGCAAAGAAAGCGGGGGAAATACTGAAGGCCGAGGGATACAATTTCGATCTTGCATACACTTCAGTTCTGAAGAGAGCAATAAGAACCTTGTGGTACATAATGGACGAAATGGATCTTATGTGGATTCCGGTGATTAGAGACTGGAGACTGAACGAGAGACATTACGGAGCCCTTCAGGGTTTAAACAAAGCCGAAACCGCTGCAAAACACGGCGAAGAACAGGTAAAGATCTGGAGGAGGAGCTATGATATTCGGCCGCCTGCGCTCGAAGAAAGTGACGAGAGATTCCCCGGACATGATCCGAAATACAAATCTCTTTCAGATAACGAACTCCCGAGAACTGAGTGCCTTAAGGACACAGTGGCAAGATTCCTGCCACTTTGGAAAAATGAGATATCCACAGAGATAAAGTCTGGAAAGAAAGTTCTGATAGTAGCTCACGGAAATAGCCTTAGGGCACTGGTCAAGTATCTGGACAATATCCCAGACGAGGAGATCGTAGGATTGAACATTCCGACCGGAATACCTCTAGTTTATGAACTGGATGACGATCTAGAACCCATAAAGCATTACTATCTGGGTGACCCGGAAGAGATAGCAAAGGCACAACAGGCAGTCGCGAATCAGGGGAAAGCAAAGTAA